The Lujinxingia vulgaris genome segment GATCGGATTCGATGCGGCTCTGTGTCCAGCCGCGCAGCGTGTGGTGGGCGGCCAGGGTCGCGATGAGCACAAAGAGCCCGATCAGGGCGATGGCGATCGCGAAGATTTTACTGCGGAAGGAGAGAAACACCCTGAGCCCTTATCGACCGCGCGTGCGCGCCCTTAGAGGTCGGGGGGCGTGGCGCAGAAGCGGTAACCGATGCCGCGCAAGGTCTCGATGTAGGCGCCGCAGGGGCCGAGCTTCTCGCGCAGGCGTTTGATGTGCGTGTCGACCGTGCGGGTCATCACGTCGGCCTGTATATCCCAGACGTCGCTTAAGAGCACTTCGCGCGATTGAGCGCGTCCGCGGCGGGAGAAGAGGGTCTCGAGCAGGCGAAACTCAAGGGCGGTCAGGACGATGGGCTCCTCATCGACCCAGACGCGCACCGCCGGGAAGTCCACGCGCAGCCTGCCGAAGCTGACCTGGCCCGGGGCGGGGTCCTCCTCGGGGCCCTCGCTGCGTCGCAGCACTGCGCGCACCCGCAGCATCAGCTCGCGCACGTTGAAGGGTTTGACCACGTAGTCATCGGCGCCGGCCTCAAAGCCCTGGACGCGCTCGTGATCTTCACCCCGGGCGGTGAGCATCAAAATCGGAATGTGGCGGGTGGTCTCGTCGGCGCGCACTCGCCGGCAAACTTCAAAGCCGGAGAGGTCGGGGAGCATCAGATCGAGCACGATCAGGTCGGGGAGCGGGCGCTCTTTCAGGCGCGCCAGCGCCTGCTGGCCGCTGAGCGCGGCGTCGGCCTCAAAGCCCTCGCGGCGGAGGTTGTATTCGAGGTTTTCGACCAGATCGGGTTCGTCTTCGACGATGAGAATAAGCTTCGACATCACGTCCACGTCTTTACCAGAGATTGAGCCGACTCGATGTGACAAGCAGGCAACAACGCGGCGGCTCTATTTCTTCGCGCGGATGCGTTCTCGGGCCTGATCCACGGCCTGATCGCGGCGGTCGCGAAGCGCGGTGCTCAGGCCAACTTTGTAGATA includes the following:
- a CDS encoding response regulator — translated: MSKLILIVEDEPDLVENLEYNLRREGFEADAALSGQQALARLKERPLPDLIVLDLMLPDLSGFEVCRRVRADETTRHIPILMLTARGEDHERVQGFEAGADDYVVKPFNVRELMLRVRAVLRRSEGPEEDPAPGQVSFGRLRVDFPAVRVWVDEEPIVLTALEFRLLETLFSRRGRAQSREVLLSDVWDIQADVMTRTVDTHIKRLREKLGPCGAYIETLRGIGYRFCATPPDL